In Terriglobia bacterium, the following are encoded in one genomic region:
- the asnB gene encoding asparagine synthase (glutamine-hydrolyzing) produces MCGIAGIAGRPGIDRERGETVRRMTATLVHRGPDGEGSAARDGCDLGFRRLAIVDLAATSPPFPNEDGSIWTICNGEIYNGDELRAGLEGRGHRFRTRVDTEVLPHLYEERGPDCVDLLDGMFAFAIWDDRAGRLVLARDRAGEKPLFYWRGPDGLAFASEIRALLAHPRVPRDVDPVALSRFLLHDYFPAPLTPLARVRKLPAGHRLVLERGESRIECYWDLATRSGGSREKPPRLAAAASEVDRLLAQAVARRKRSDVPVGVFLSGGIDSSAVLSHLAEQNGPGVPAFVLGHADPAFDEARYARATAAAFGAELHELILGEDDLAEGLRRVGEGFDEPLGDASTLPTLLLSLFARRRVKVVLSGEGADELFAGYPTYLGNRVAEALRRVPGPMRRALVRAARAAVPVTMGNVGLDYLLGRFAEGADRDRIERHHTWFGSLSFERQRKVLSPRVLAAVGEADPFESARARLRGKRFRDGLSELLYTDFTMYLQDDLLTKVDRATMLASLESRAPFLDHELAEYVAALPSSLKIRGLTTKAVLRRALRSRLPAEVLSRRKRGFNIPFSRWLLHGLGGSLRERFSEERVRARGLLDPAGVASLLDEHLSRRADHRKPIFTLLALDLWCDRTYGDGAPVPLAAGDAGR; encoded by the coding sequence GTGTGCGGCATAGCGGGGATCGCCGGTCGGCCGGGGATCGACCGCGAGCGGGGCGAAACCGTCCGCCGCATGACTGCGACGCTCGTGCACCGCGGGCCCGATGGCGAGGGAAGTGCGGCTCGCGACGGCTGCGATCTGGGATTCCGCCGCCTGGCCATCGTGGACCTCGCGGCGACCTCTCCGCCGTTCCCGAACGAGGACGGCTCGATCTGGACCATCTGCAACGGGGAGATCTACAACGGCGACGAGCTTCGCGCCGGGCTCGAAGGAAGGGGCCACCGCTTCCGGACGCGGGTCGACACCGAGGTCCTCCCGCATCTCTACGAGGAGCGCGGTCCGGATTGCGTCGACCTTCTCGACGGGATGTTCGCGTTCGCCATCTGGGACGACCGCGCCGGCAGGCTCGTTCTCGCGCGGGACCGCGCCGGTGAAAAGCCTCTGTTCTACTGGCGCGGGCCGGACGGCCTGGCGTTCGCGTCCGAGATCCGCGCGCTCCTGGCGCACCCGCGCGTGCCGAGGGACGTGGATCCGGTCGCGCTCTCTCGCTTCCTGCTCCACGACTACTTCCCGGCTCCGTTGACTCCTCTGGCCCGCGTGCGCAAGCTGCCGGCGGGGCACCGGCTGGTTCTCGAGCGGGGAGAGAGCCGAATCGAATGCTACTGGGACCTCGCGACCCGATCCGGCGGCTCCCGCGAGAAGCCGCCGCGGCTCGCCGCCGCCGCGTCGGAGGTGGACCGGCTCCTGGCCCAGGCGGTCGCGCGGCGCAAGCGCAGCGACGTTCCGGTCGGCGTCTTCCTCTCGGGCGGGATCGACTCCTCTGCGGTGCTGTCGCACCTCGCGGAGCAGAACGGGCCCGGCGTCCCGGCCTTCGTCCTGGGGCACGCCGATCCCGCGTTCGACGAGGCGCGGTACGCGCGCGCGACGGCGGCGGCGTTCGGCGCCGAGCTGCACGAGCTGATCCTGGGAGAGGACGACCTGGCCGAGGGCTTGAGGCGCGTCGGAGAAGGGTTCGACGAGCCGCTGGGCGATGCCTCGACCCTCCCGACGCTCCTCCTGTCGCTCTTCGCGCGCCGGCGCGTCAAGGTGGTCCTGTCGGGAGAGGGAGCCGACGAGCTGTTCGCCGGGTACCCCACGTACCTCGGCAATCGGGTCGCGGAGGCTCTTAGGCGCGTGCCGGGGCCGATGCGCCGCGCCCTGGTCCGCGCGGCAAGGGCGGCGGTGCCGGTCACGATGGGAAACGTGGGTCTCGATTACCTTCTCGGCCGCTTCGCCGAGGGAGCGGACCGTGACCGGATCGAGCGCCACCACACCTGGTTCGGGAGCCTCTCCTTCGAGCGGCAGCGAAAGGTCCTCTCGCCGCGCGTGCTGGCGGCGGTGGGTGAGGCGGACCCGTTCGAGTCGGCGCGCGCGCGGCTCCGCGGGAAGCGGTTCAGGGACGGACTCTCCGAGCTGCTCTACACCGACTTCACGATGTACCTGCAGGACGACCTGCTGACCAAGGTCGATCGCGCGACGATGCTCGCGTCGCTCGAGTCCAGGGCGCCGTTCCTCGATCACGAGCTGGCGGAGTACGTCGCCGCGCTCCCCTCGTCGCTCAAGATTCGCGGGCTGACGACCAAGGCGGTCCTGAGACGGGCGCTCAGGAGCCGGCTCCCCGCCGAGGTCCTGAGCCGGCGCAAGCGGGGCTTCAACATTCCGTTCTCCCGCTGGCTCCTCCACGGTCTCGGCGGGAGCCTGCGCGAGCGCTTTTCCGAGGAGCGGGTGCGCGCGCGCGGTCTCCTCGATCCCGCGGGGGTCGCGTCGCTCCTCGACGAGCACCTGTCGCGCCGAGCGGATCACCGAAAGCCGATCTTCACCCTCCTCGCGCTCGATCTCTGGTGCGACCGGACCTACGGCGACGGGGCACCGGTGCCGCTCGCTGCGGGAGACGCTGGCCGATGA
- a CDS encoding glycosyltransferase family 39 protein: MSRAGAVLLLAAALGAWNLWAYDLWAPDEPYFGEGAREMVADGQWAVPHVNGVVTTDKPPLFFWLIAAFSLPFGAVSALTARLPSLLAGIGTVALTIRLGRRLGGARHGAMAGWVLATTYLPWDKTRSSQIDALLCFLVLAAISAFEAYRAGDARGRPAGILFWTAAALAVIAKGPVGLLLPLGIAIVTLALDRKLPAWRSFAPLTGPLLFLGIVGSWIALAQIGGHGEYSVWGAFEKHVLSRAIHGLHHRQPPWYYAEVLPVQLLPWSGLLPGALLLAWWRRRERSDRFLLVWSIFVVLLFSISTEKRDLYVLPAYPAFALLFARLIVAAEGSGPQDAGRTRAPHRRWVTVPLALTGGILALTGIGLPLAVRRFPEFPTAPALVMAAALLSGGVAMAVASLRGRVRGATLATVAAASLVFLAAASAVYPALDPFRSARGLAAEVKSISAASRAAGEPVLAYRIGNLPQAIAFYSNGLYTRETSDPAELATHLMKTTEVFALADRSQLDLLPPAALDRVRVLRSADLASRSVVLISNRGAGPGEGRSAAPPVSSGGAGGGGEKRSATSRTPRAWTG; encoded by the coding sequence ATGAGCCGGGCCGGCGCGGTTCTCCTGCTCGCCGCGGCCCTCGGCGCCTGGAACCTCTGGGCTTACGATCTCTGGGCGCCCGACGAGCCGTATTTCGGCGAGGGAGCGCGCGAGATGGTCGCCGACGGCCAGTGGGCCGTGCCCCACGTCAACGGTGTGGTGACCACCGACAAGCCCCCGCTCTTCTTCTGGCTGATCGCGGCGTTCTCGCTCCCCTTCGGCGCGGTATCGGCGCTCACCGCGCGGCTCCCTTCCCTTCTCGCCGGAATCGGCACGGTGGCGCTGACGATCCGCCTCGGCCGCCGCCTGGGCGGGGCGAGGCACGGCGCGATGGCCGGGTGGGTGCTCGCCACCACCTATCTCCCGTGGGACAAGACGCGCTCCTCGCAGATCGACGCGCTGCTGTGCTTCCTGGTGCTCGCTGCGATCTCGGCCTTCGAGGCGTACCGGGCGGGGGACGCGCGCGGGAGGCCGGCGGGCATCCTGTTCTGGACCGCGGCGGCGCTCGCGGTGATCGCGAAGGGGCCGGTGGGGCTGCTCCTTCCGCTGGGGATCGCGATCGTCACCCTCGCGCTCGACCGGAAGCTCCCGGCGTGGCGGTCCTTCGCACCGTTGACCGGCCCGCTCCTCTTCCTGGGGATCGTCGGCTCGTGGATCGCCTTGGCCCAGATCGGCGGCCACGGCGAGTACTCGGTCTGGGGCGCCTTCGAAAAACACGTGCTGAGCCGGGCGATCCACGGCCTGCACCACCGGCAGCCTCCTTGGTACTACGCCGAGGTCCTACCGGTCCAGCTCCTCCCCTGGAGCGGGCTCCTCCCGGGGGCGCTCCTCCTCGCGTGGTGGCGCCGGCGGGAGCGCTCCGACAGGTTCCTGCTGGTCTGGAGCATCTTCGTGGTCCTCCTGTTCTCGATCTCGACGGAGAAGCGGGACCTCTACGTTCTCCCGGCCTATCCCGCCTTCGCCCTGCTCTTCGCGCGGCTGATCGTCGCGGCGGAGGGCAGCGGGCCGCAAGACGCGGGGCGCACCCGTGCGCCGCACCGCAGGTGGGTCACGGTCCCGCTGGCCCTGACCGGCGGAATCCTGGCGCTGACGGGGATCGGGCTACCCCTGGCGGTGCGCCGGTTCCCCGAATTCCCAACCGCGCCGGCGCTCGTAATGGCCGCGGCGCTGCTGTCGGGCGGCGTCGCGATGGCGGTCGCCTCGCTCCGGGGACGGGTGCGGGGCGCCACGCTCGCCACGGTCGCGGCGGCCTCCCTCGTGTTCCTCGCGGCGGCGTCGGCGGTCTATCCCGCGCTGGACCCGTTCCGGTCCGCCCGCGGGCTCGCCGCGGAGGTGAAGAGCATCTCCGCCGCGTCGCGTGCCGCGGGAGAGCCCGTTCTCGCCTACCGGATCGGGAATCTCCCACAGGCGATCGCGTTCTACTCCAACGGCCTGTACACGCGGGAAACGTCGGATCCCGCCGAGCTGGCGACGCACCTCATGAAAACCACGGAGGTCTTCGCCCTCGCGGACCGGTCGCAGCTGGACCTGCTCCCTCCCGCGGCGCTCGACCGTGTCAGAGTGCTTCGCTCCGCCGATCTCGCGTCGCGCTCGGTCGTCCTCATATCGAATCGCGGTGCCGGGCCGGGAGAGGGCCGGTCGGCCGCTCCGCCGGTCTCTTCCGGCGGGGCGGGGGGCGGCGGGGAGAAGCGGAGCGCTACTTCCCGTACCCCGCGAGCATGGACAGGTTGA
- a CDS encoding radical SAM protein, with translation MPQPLHQRSAAIGVVPKDAPPPRGVRTLKVLLVKPSKYDEEGYVIRYVRGVLPSNTLAALASLTEEASLRGDLGSVAVETLLLDDGVQRVDVDALARRYLRPHVRPVVALCGVQTNQFPRAADLARRFRAAGLPVMIGGFHVSGAIAMGDGVMPDECRSLMEAGITLVKGEVEGCWGDLLRDALHGALRSFYDIATKPDLSRASVPFVDPKLLKRYAYPFMGTIDAGRGCPYRCTFCTIINVQGHEMRHRDPEVILDRVRRNVAFGIDYYFFTDDNFARNPAWEAIFDGLIGLRREAGIDFQFMMQVDVLAYRIPGFVAKAAKAGCTQVFIGMETLNADNLAAAGKRQNRVQDYRAMIDAWHASGVACHVGYIIGFPHDTPDRVRDDVRRLREEVLVDQASFFILTPTPGSQDHLDRVRSGAWMDPDYNRFDSFQPVMAHPKMTHGEWLGAYRAAWRDFYSVEGMKSILSRANVRTYWGLFKNFCWYRYANLVEDTHPMICGFFRLKSRTDRRPGIAVEPRWRHAARRCRETLEWARRTRDLYFEMQEVWLATRGRARFQASLDGWKRRYGDARDRLGESTARAGQALGRRVATARSGAGDVWRRAAARLDPFAIRTPTRAHLNAYWKETYEKLRRGRIFQINPLMLGFNFLRDVKICTRFNLSMLAGYGK, from the coding sequence GTGCCACAGCCGTTACACCAGCGGAGTGCCGCGATCGGGGTCGTCCCGAAGGACGCGCCACCGCCTCGAGGCGTGCGCACCCTGAAGGTGCTCCTCGTCAAACCCAGCAAGTACGACGAGGAGGGGTACGTGATCCGCTACGTGCGGGGCGTGCTCCCGAGCAACACCCTCGCCGCGCTGGCGTCGCTCACCGAGGAGGCATCGCTTCGAGGAGACCTCGGATCGGTCGCGGTCGAGACGCTCCTGCTCGACGACGGCGTGCAGCGGGTCGACGTGGACGCTCTCGCCAGAAGGTACCTCCGTCCGCACGTGCGGCCCGTGGTGGCGTTGTGCGGCGTGCAGACGAACCAGTTCCCCCGTGCGGCGGACCTCGCCCGGCGCTTCCGCGCCGCGGGGCTGCCGGTGATGATCGGAGGGTTCCACGTCTCCGGCGCGATCGCGATGGGCGACGGCGTCATGCCGGACGAGTGCCGGTCGCTCATGGAGGCCGGGATCACGCTGGTCAAGGGGGAGGTCGAGGGGTGCTGGGGGGACCTCCTGCGCGACGCGCTCCACGGCGCGCTCAGGAGCTTCTACGACATCGCGACGAAGCCGGATCTCTCGCGGGCGAGCGTGCCGTTCGTCGACCCGAAGCTCCTGAAGCGCTACGCGTACCCGTTCATGGGCACGATCGACGCCGGGCGAGGGTGCCCCTACCGCTGCACGTTCTGTACGATCATCAACGTTCAGGGGCACGAGATGCGGCACCGCGACCCCGAGGTGATTCTCGATAGGGTCCGCAGGAACGTCGCCTTCGGCATCGACTACTATTTCTTCACCGACGACAACTTCGCGCGCAACCCGGCGTGGGAGGCGATCTTCGACGGCCTGATCGGCCTCCGCCGCGAGGCCGGGATCGACTTCCAGTTCATGATGCAGGTCGACGTGCTCGCCTATCGGATCCCGGGGTTCGTCGCCAAGGCGGCGAAGGCGGGATGCACGCAAGTGTTCATCGGCATGGAGACGCTGAACGCCGACAACCTGGCCGCGGCGGGCAAGCGCCAGAACCGGGTGCAGGACTACCGGGCGATGATCGACGCATGGCACGCGAGCGGGGTCGCGTGCCACGTGGGGTACATCATCGGATTCCCCCACGACACCCCCGATCGCGTCCGGGACGACGTGCGCCGCCTCCGCGAGGAGGTGCTCGTGGATCAGGCGTCGTTCTTCATCCTGACGCCGACTCCCGGATCCCAGGATCACCTCGATCGCGTCCGGAGCGGCGCCTGGATGGACCCGGACTACAACCGCTTCGACTCTTTCCAGCCGGTGATGGCCCACCCGAAGATGACCCACGGCGAGTGGCTCGGCGCGTATCGAGCCGCGTGGCGCGATTTCTACTCCGTCGAGGGGATGAAGTCGATCCTCTCCCGCGCCAACGTCCGCACGTACTGGGGGCTCTTCAAGAACTTCTGCTGGTATCGCTACGCCAACCTGGTCGAGGACACCCACCCGATGATCTGCGGCTTCTTCCGGCTCAAGAGCCGCACCGACCGCCGTCCGGGCATCGCCGTCGAGCCCCGCTGGCGCCACGCCGCGCGCCGGTGCCGGGAGACCCTCGAGTGGGCGCGCCGCACGCGGGATCTGTATTTCGAGATGCAAGAGGTCTGGCTGGCCACCCGGGGACGCGCGCGGTTCCAGGCGAGCCTCGACGGCTGGAAGAGGCGGTACGGCGACGCTCGCGACAGGCTCGGCGAATCCACGGCGCGTGCCGGGCAGGCGCTCGGGCGACGCGTGGCCACCGCCCGCTCGGGCGCGGGCGACGTCTGGCGCCGCGCTGCGGCGCGCCTCGACCCGTTCGCGATCCGGACCCCGACGCGCGCTCACCTCAACGCCTATTGGAAGGAAACCTACGAGAAGCTACGGCGTGGCCGGATCTTCCAGATCAATCCGCTGATGCTCGGGTTCAACTTCCTGCGCGACGTGAAGATCTGCACCCGGTTCAACCTGTCCATGCTCGCGGGGTACGGGAAGTAG
- a CDS encoding SUF system Fe-S cluster assembly regulator has product MIRITRQTDYGIILLAYLASRPPEHILTARDAAQECRLPVPMVSKILKMLAHEGILASHRGVKGGYSLGRLAERITIGDIIGALEGPIGMTECASNPGSCEQEPVCPVRINWQRISLAVRGALEKIPLSEMMASPRPPLLRVGPPFPADDASGKGEDVPATAPAGQGRALETP; this is encoded by the coding sequence ATGATCCGTATCACCCGACAGACGGACTACGGGATCATTTTGCTGGCTTATCTCGCCAGCAGGCCGCCGGAGCACATCCTCACCGCCAGGGACGCCGCTCAGGAGTGCCGGCTACCGGTCCCGATGGTGAGCAAGATCCTGAAGATGCTCGCGCACGAGGGGATTCTGGCGTCCCACCGCGGCGTGAAGGGCGGGTACAGCCTCGGCCGGCTCGCGGAGCGGATCACGATCGGCGACATCATCGGCGCCCTCGAGGGACCGATCGGCATGACGGAGTGCGCGTCGAATCCCGGGAGCTGCGAGCAGGAGCCCGTGTGCCCGGTCCGGATCAACTGGCAGCGAATCAGCCTCGCGGTCCGCGGCGCGCTGGAGAAGATCCCGCTTTCCGAGATGATGGCCTCGCCCAGGCCGCCGTTGCTCCGAGTTGGCCCGCCGTTTCCGGCGGATGACGCCTCGGGGAAGGGCGAGGACGTACCGGCCACGGCTCCCGCGGGGCAGGGGCGCGCGTTGGAGACACCATGA